In Nocardioides jishulii, the DNA window AGGAGTGGATCGCCGCCGCCGACGCCCACGACCTGGACAAGGTCTTCCTGGTGGCGCCGAGCTCGACCGACTCCCGCATCGCGATGACGACTGCGCAGTGCCGCGGATTCGTCTACGCCACCGCCGTCATGGGCGTCACCGGCGCGCGCGCCTCCACCAGCGACCTGGCAGGCCCGCTCGTGGCGCGCACCAAGGCCACCACCGACCTTCCCGTCGGGGTGGGGCTCGGCGTGAGCAACGGCGCCCAGGCGGCGGAGATCGCCCAGTTCGCCGACGGCGTCATCGTCGGCTCCGCCTTCGTACGGGTGCTCCAGCAGCACGCCGACGACCCGGCGACCGGGCTCCGTGCGCTCGCGGCGCTGACCGAGGACCTGGCCAACGGGGTGCGCGCATGACCCGCTTCGTCACGAGGTGTGCCCTCGGCCTGGCAGCCACGCTGCTGGCCGCCGGGGCGACGGCGTGCAGCCCTGCTGCCCAGCAGGAACCGTCGGAGGCGGGGATCCACGGCGCCGAGCTGGACCAGCCCTACGCCGCCTCCACCGCCGAGCTCACCACGACGTCGGGGGAGAAGCGCTCCCTGGCTGACGTGGACAACGACCTGACGCTCGTCTTCTTCGGCTACACCCACTGCCCCGACATCTGCGGCGTCGTGATGTCGACCATCGCCTCCGCCCTCACCCAGGTCGACGAGGACCTGCGTGACCGGGTCGACATGGTCTTCGTGACCACCGACCCGGCCCGCGACGACGCGAAGGTGCTGCGCGGCTACCTGGACCGCTACAACCCCGAGTTCGAAGGGCTGACCGGCGACCTCGACGCCGTCGTGGAGTCCGGCCGGTCGGTCAAGGTGGCCGTCGAGGAGGGCGAGAAGCTTCCCAGCGGTGGCTACGAGGTGGTCCACTCCGACCACGTCGTCGGCCTCGACGCCGAGGGCCAGGGTCAGATCGTCTGGACCAAGGACATCTCCGCCAAGCAGATGGCCTCCGACATCGAGACCCTTCTGACCCGCTGACCGTTGACGGAGACACCATGCTGAGCACGCTCGTCGCCCTCACCATCCCCAGCCCCGACCAGGGCGTGTGGCAGCTGGGGCCGTTCCCGCTGCGTGCGTACGCGCTCTGCATCATCCTGGGCGTCGTCGTGGCGGTCTGGATGGGGGAGCGGCGGTGGGTCGCGCGTGGTGGCCAGCCCGGTGACGTGCAGGACCTCGCCCTGTGGGCGGTGCCGTTCGGCCTCGTCGGTGGACGGCTCTACCACGTCGTCACCGACCACCACCTCTACTTCGGGGAGGGCAACGACCCGATCTCCGCGCTCTACGTGTGGCGGGGAGGCCTGGGCATCTGGGGTGCGGTGGCACTCGGTGCCGTGGGGGTGCTGATCGGGGCCAGGCTCAAGGGCATCAAGGTGCTGCCGTTCCTCGACGCGATCGCTCCGGGCGTGCTCCTCGCCCAGGGCATCGGACGATGGGGCAACTGGTTCAACCAGGAGCTCTACGGCCGGCCGACCGACCTGCCCTGGGGGCTGGAGATCGATGACGCGCACCGGCCCTACGAGTACCTGGGTGCCGACGTCGCCTTCCACCCGACCTTCCTCTACGAGAGCCTGTGGGCGCTCGCGGGGTGCCTGCTGCTGCTCTGGCTCGACCGCCGACGCACCTTCGCCCCCGGCCAGCTGGTGGCGCTCTACGTGATGGTCTACACGCTGGGTCGCGGTTGGATCGAGAGCCTGCGCATCGACTCGGTGCAGTACGACGACCTGCTCGGCCTGCGCCTCAACACCTGGACCTCGATCGTCCTCTTCGTGGTCGCACTCGTCTGCTTCGTGCTGCTGGGTCGCCGGGCCGCCCGCCATGACGTCGGCGACACAGGCGGCAGTGCGGCAGCGGGCGAGCGCCCCTCCGAGAAGGCCGTTGACGCGGGGCCGGAGGACGACCGATCCTGAGGGTGCGGGCCTCCTCCCGTGGTGGGGAGAACGGCTGCCGGGTGGTAAAGTTCCTCCGTCCGGGCCAACGTCGTCCCGCGAGATCTTCACATCGGTGGTCGCTCCTCTCGTTCTGAGGGTGTGGCCGACCACCCAGGACGACGGGAGAAATGCCCATGCACGCATTCCCGCCTCAGCAAGGGCTCTACGACCCCGCCTTCGAGCACGACTCGTGTGGCGTGGCGTTCGTGGCGACCCTGACCGGCGTAGCGAGTCACGACATCGTGGCGAAGGGCCTCGAGGCCCTGGTCAACATGGAGCACCGCGGTGCCGCCGGAGCCGAGACCAACTCGGGTGACGGTGCTGGCATCCTGATCCAGGTGCCCGACGCCTTCCTGCGGGAGGTCGTCGACTTCGACCTCCCCGCCGCTGGTGGGTACGCGGTCGGCACCGCCTTCATCCCGGGCGACGCCGCCGCCGTGGCCGACACCCGTCAGGCGATCGAGAAGATCGCCGTCGAGGAGGGCCTGGAGGTCCTGGGCTGGCGTGACGTGCCCGTCAACCCGGAGGTGCTCGGCGCGACCGCCCGCTCGGTCATGCCGACGTTCATCCAGCTCTTCGTCTCCTCGCCGGGCGCTGCCGTCACCGGCATGGACCTGGAGCGCCAGGCGTACTGCCTGCGCAAGCGCGCCGAGCGCCTGACCGAGGTCTACTTCCCGACGCTCTCGTCGCGCACGCTGGGCTACAAGGGCATGCTCACCACCGAGCAGCTCGGACAGGTCTTCCCGGACCTCTCCGACGAGCGGATGGCCTCGGCCCTGGCCGTCGTGCACTCGCGCTTCTCGACCAACACCTTCCCGAGCTGGCCGCTGGCCCACCCCTTCCGCTTCATCGCGCACAACGGTGAGATCAACACGGTCAAGGGCAACCGCAACTGGATGCGTGCCCGTGAGGCGCTCCTGGACTCCGACGCGTTCGGTGGCGACCTCGACCGCCTCTTCCCGATCTGCACCCCCGAGGCGTCCGACTCGGCCTCCTTCGACGAGGTCCTCGAGCTGCTCCACCTCGGTGGGCGCACCCTGCCGCACTCGGTGCTCATGATGATCCCGGAGGCGTGGGAGAACAACGCGCAGATGGACCCGAAGCTGCGGGCCTTCTACGAGTTCCACTCCACGATGATGGAGCCGTGGGACGGCCCCGCCTGCGTCGTGTTCACCGACGGCACCCAGATCGGCGCCGTGCTCGACCGCAACGGCCTGCGTCCCTCGCGCTACTGGGTGACCGACGACGGACTCGTGGTCCTCTCCTCCGAGGTCGGCGTGCTCGACATCGACCCGGCGAAGATCGTCCGCAAGGGCCGTCTCAAGCCCGGTCGCATGTTCCTCGTCGACACCGAGGAGCACCGCATCGTCGAGGACGACGAGATCAAGGCCGGCCTCGCCGCCGAGCACCCGTACGAGGAGTGGCTGAGCGAGAGCCTCATCAACCTCAACGACGTGCCCGACCGTGAGCACGTCGTGCACACGCACGCGTCGGTGACCCGTCGCCAGCAGGTCTTCGGCTACACCGAGGAGGAGCTGCGCATCATCCTCGCCCCGATGGCCAACACCGGGGGAGAGGCGCTCGGCTCGATGGGCACCGACACGCCCATCGCGGCCCTGAGCGACAAGCCGCGCCTGCTCTTCGACTACTTCCAGCAGCTCTTCGCGCAGGTCACGAACCCGCCGCTGGACGCCATCCGTGAGGAGCTCGTCACCTCGCTGTGGGGCACCGTCGGTCCGGAGTCCAACCTGCTGGAGCCCTCCCCGGACTCCTGCCGCCAGGTGGTCATCCCGTTCCCGGTGCTCTCCAACGACGACCTCGCCAAGCTCCGCTACCTGCACCAGGACAGCGAGCGCCCGGAGTTCGTCACCCACGTCTCCCGTGGCCTGTACGAGGTCGCCGGCGGCGGCGCCGCCCTCGCTGCGCAGATCGAGGAGATCTGCCACGAGGTGTCGGCCGCGATCGCCGACGGTGCGCGGATCATCGTCCTGTCCGACCGTCACTCGACGGCCGACCTGGCCCCGATCCCGTCGCTGCTGCTCACCGCGGCGGTGCACCACCACCTGGTGCGTGAGAAGACGCGTACGCAGGTCGGTCTGGTCGTCGAGGCCGCCGACGTGCGCGAGGTCCACCACGTCGCCCTGCTGATGGGCTTCGGCGCCGGGGCGGTCAACCCCTACCTGGCGATGGAGTCCGTCGAGGACCTGGCCCGTGAGGGTTACTACGTCAAGGTCGAGCCCGAGGACGCGGTCAAGAACCTCATCAAGTCGCTCGGCAAGGGCGTCGTCAAGGTCATGAGCAAGATCGGCGTCTCGACGGTCGCGTCCTACACGGGTGCGCAGATCTTCGAGGCCATCGGTCTGTCGAACGACCTGGTCGACAAGTACTTCACCGGCACCACCTCGAAGCTCGGCGGCATCGGCCTCGACACGATCGCCGAGGAGGTCGCCCTGCGCCACGCCCAGGCGTACCCCCGTGGCGGCGTGGTCGGCGCCAGCCGCGAGCTCACCACCGGTGGTGAGTACCAGTGGCGTCGTGACGGCGAGCCCCACCTGTTCGACCCGGAGACGGTCTTCCGCCTCCAGCACTCGACGCGTCAGGGCCGCTACGACATCTTCAAGCAGTACACCGCGCGCGTGGACGAGCAGTCCGAGCGCCTGATGACGCTGCGCGGCCTCTTCCAGTTCAAGGATCCGTCACAGACGGGCCGTGAGCCGATCTCGATCGATGAGGTCGAGCCGATCAGCGAGATCGTGAAGCGCTTCTCCACCGGCGCGATGTCCTACGGCTCGATCAGCCGCGAGGCGCACGAGACGCTGGCCATCGCCATGAACCGGTTGGGCGCCAAGTCCAACACCGGTGAGGGTGGCGAGGACCCGGACCGGCTCTACGACCCGGAGCGTCGTTCGTCGATCAAGCAGGTCGCCTCGGGCCGCTTCGGCGTCACGTCGGAGTACCTGACGAACGCTGACGACATCCAGATCAAGATGGCCCAGGGCGCCAAGCCCGGTGAGGGTGGTCAGCTGCCGGGCAACAAGGTCTACCCGTGGGTGGCCAAGACCCGACACTCGACCCCGGGCGTCGGGCTGATCAGCCCGCCGCCGCACCACGACATCTACTCGATCGAGGACCTGGCCCAGCTGATCCACGACCTGAAGAACGCGAACCCCTCGTCGCGGGTCCACGTGAAGCTGGTCTCCGAGGTCGGCGTCGGCACGGTGGCCGCCGGTGTCTCCAAGGCGCACGCCGACGTGGTCCTGATCTCGGGCCACGACGGCGGTACCGGCGCCTCGCCGCTCACCTCGCTCAAGCACGCCGGTGGTCCCTGGGAGCTCGGTCTCGCCGAGACCCAGCAGACCCTGCTGCTCAACGGCCTGCGTGACCGGATCG includes these proteins:
- the gltB gene encoding glutamate synthase large subunit — translated: MPMHAFPPQQGLYDPAFEHDSCGVAFVATLTGVASHDIVAKGLEALVNMEHRGAAGAETNSGDGAGILIQVPDAFLREVVDFDLPAAGGYAVGTAFIPGDAAAVADTRQAIEKIAVEEGLEVLGWRDVPVNPEVLGATARSVMPTFIQLFVSSPGAAVTGMDLERQAYCLRKRAERLTEVYFPTLSSRTLGYKGMLTTEQLGQVFPDLSDERMASALAVVHSRFSTNTFPSWPLAHPFRFIAHNGEINTVKGNRNWMRAREALLDSDAFGGDLDRLFPICTPEASDSASFDEVLELLHLGGRTLPHSVLMMIPEAWENNAQMDPKLRAFYEFHSTMMEPWDGPACVVFTDGTQIGAVLDRNGLRPSRYWVTDDGLVVLSSEVGVLDIDPAKIVRKGRLKPGRMFLVDTEEHRIVEDDEIKAGLAAEHPYEEWLSESLINLNDVPDREHVVHTHASVTRRQQVFGYTEEELRIILAPMANTGGEALGSMGTDTPIAALSDKPRLLFDYFQQLFAQVTNPPLDAIREELVTSLWGTVGPESNLLEPSPDSCRQVVIPFPVLSNDDLAKLRYLHQDSERPEFVTHVSRGLYEVAGGGAALAAQIEEICHEVSAAIADGARIIVLSDRHSTADLAPIPSLLLTAAVHHHLVREKTRTQVGLVVEAADVREVHHVALLMGFGAGAVNPYLAMESVEDLAREGYYVKVEPEDAVKNLIKSLGKGVVKVMSKIGVSTVASYTGAQIFEAIGLSNDLVDKYFTGTTSKLGGIGLDTIAEEVALRHAQAYPRGGVVGASRELTTGGEYQWRRDGEPHLFDPETVFRLQHSTRQGRYDIFKQYTARVDEQSERLMTLRGLFQFKDPSQTGREPISIDEVEPISEIVKRFSTGAMSYGSISREAHETLAIAMNRLGAKSNTGEGGEDPDRLYDPERRSSIKQVASGRFGVTSEYLTNADDIQIKMAQGAKPGEGGQLPGNKVYPWVAKTRHSTPGVGLISPPPHHDIYSIEDLAQLIHDLKNANPSSRVHVKLVSEVGVGTVAAGVSKAHADVVLISGHDGGTGASPLTSLKHAGGPWELGLAETQQTLLLNGLRDRIVVQADGQLKTGRDVIIAALLGAEEFGFATAPLVVSGCVMMRVCHLDTCPVGVATQNPVLRSRFSGKPEFVVNFFEFIAQEVRELLAELGFRSIDEAVGQVEVLDTVRAEGHWKASGLDLAPILHKVENPPQFADQDLRRTKSQYHALDKALDNELIRLAAPALEKAEPVRARVKVSNVNRTVGTMLGHEVTKRYRGAGLPDGTIDITFTGSAGQSFGAFVPKGITLRLEGDGNDYVGKGLSGGRIVVRPAREATFDASQQVIAGNTIGYGGTSGQIFLRGQVGERFCVRNSGLTAVVEGVGDHGCEYMTGGRVVVLGPTGRNFAAGMSGGVAYVLDLDPSRVNPELVDLSPVPDADAAELEAIVREHFEETGSTVAEQLLADWPTAVGRFTEVMPRDYRRVLIARDEALAEGLDEDEAAARIMEVLHG
- a CDS encoding SCO family protein; this translates as MTRFVTRCALGLAATLLAAGATACSPAAQQEPSEAGIHGAELDQPYAASTAELTTTSGEKRSLADVDNDLTLVFFGYTHCPDICGVVMSTIASALTQVDEDLRDRVDMVFVTTDPARDDAKVLRGYLDRYNPEFEGLTGDLDAVVESGRSVKVAVEEGEKLPSGGYEVVHSDHVVGLDAEGQGQIVWTKDISAKQMASDIETLLTR
- the lgt gene encoding prolipoprotein diacylglyceryl transferase, whose protein sequence is MLSTLVALTIPSPDQGVWQLGPFPLRAYALCIILGVVVAVWMGERRWVARGGQPGDVQDLALWAVPFGLVGGRLYHVVTDHHLYFGEGNDPISALYVWRGGLGIWGAVALGAVGVLIGARLKGIKVLPFLDAIAPGVLLAQGIGRWGNWFNQELYGRPTDLPWGLEIDDAHRPYEYLGADVAFHPTFLYESLWALAGCLLLLWLDRRRTFAPGQLVALYVMVYTLGRGWIESLRIDSVQYDDLLGLRLNTWTSIVLFVVALVCFVLLGRRAARHDVGDTGGSAAAGERPSEKAVDAGPEDDRS